Proteins encoded in a region of the Flavobacterium sp. MDT1-60 genome:
- the thrA gene encoding bifunctional aspartate kinase/homoserine dehydrogenase I: MKVLKFGGTSVANAQNIKLVLEIVNQKSKQDQLVVVVSALSKVTDLLQLAAAKAAANDESFREIVAEIEKKHLDTLKELIPVSEQSSLLSHIKRIINHLETLLDGCFLLGELSPRTADTILSFGELLSSYIIAQAYQQIDKNVVYKDSREIIKTNADFGKAVVNFEISNQLIQEYFAENQSQINILPGFIALTLDGITTTLGRGGSDYTAAIIAGALDASQLEIWTDVNGMFTANPKIVKQAQPIATISYQEAMELSHFGAKVLYPPTIQPVLRKSIPILIKNTFEPEAEGTLISNQVSSKDSVVKGISHIDNISLVTLEGPGMIGVAGSSRRLFEVLSQEKINVIFITQASSEHSICIGILNSDAENAEAAINRAFEVEILQNKIDPAIVEKDLCIIALVGENMKNHQGLSGRMFSTLGKNNVNIRAIAQGASERNISTVINERDVKKALNTLHENFFEENTKQLNLFVMGVGNVGEKFIEQIHNQRKFLKDNLKINVRVIALSNSRKMLFDEDGISLKDWKSTLDKGEEAIPLEFIARARELNLRNSIFVDITANASVSEMYEKFLKESIAVVTCNKIACSSAYDNYKKLKSLSRQYNAPFLFETNVGAGLPIIDTVKNLIASGDKVHKIQAVLSGSLNFIFNNFDKNNSFHDVVKEAGVQGFTEPDPKIDLSGIDVARKILILIRESGYEMDIDAIANESFLPAECLETTNNEAFFASLIKHAPHFEKIYTEALAKDSRLKYVAQFENGKASVGLQFIAKDHPFYNLEGKDNIVLFYTDRYVDQPLLIKGAGAGAAVTASGIFADVIRIGNN; encoded by the coding sequence ATGAAAGTATTAAAATTTGGCGGAACTTCGGTTGCCAATGCTCAAAATATAAAACTCGTTCTCGAAATTGTTAACCAAAAATCAAAGCAAGATCAATTAGTTGTTGTGGTTTCAGCTTTAAGCAAAGTAACCGATCTATTGCAGCTAGCAGCAGCAAAAGCGGCAGCAAATGATGAAAGCTTCAGAGAAATTGTTGCTGAAATCGAGAAAAAACACCTTGATACCTTAAAAGAACTTATTCCGGTTAGTGAACAAAGCAGTTTGTTGAGCCATATCAAAAGAATCATCAATCACTTAGAAACTTTGTTGGATGGATGTTTCTTATTAGGCGAATTATCTCCAAGAACGGCTGATACTATTTTGAGTTTTGGAGAATTACTTTCTTCTTATATCATTGCGCAGGCATATCAGCAAATTGATAAAAATGTAGTTTACAAAGACAGCCGCGAAATAATCAAAACAAATGCTGATTTCGGAAAAGCTGTAGTAAACTTTGAAATTTCAAACCAATTGATTCAGGAATATTTTGCCGAAAATCAATCGCAAATCAATATTTTACCTGGATTTATCGCTTTAACTCTTGATGGAATCACGACTACTTTAGGCCGTGGAGGTTCAGATTATACTGCAGCTATTATTGCCGGAGCACTTGATGCATCGCAATTAGAAATCTGGACAGACGTAAACGGAATGTTTACTGCCAACCCGAAAATTGTAAAACAAGCACAGCCAATTGCGACAATTTCTTACCAGGAAGCAATGGAATTATCGCATTTTGGTGCCAAAGTGTTGTATCCGCCAACAATTCAGCCAGTTTTAAGAAAAAGTATTCCAATTTTAATTAAAAATACTTTTGAACCGGAAGCTGAAGGAACTTTAATTTCTAATCAGGTTTCATCTAAAGATTCGGTTGTAAAAGGAATCAGCCATATCGATAATATTTCGCTTGTAACACTTGAAGGTCCTGGAATGATTGGAGTTGCGGGTTCTTCAAGACGTTTATTTGAGGTTTTGTCTCAGGAAAAAATCAATGTGATTTTCATTACTCAGGCTTCTTCTGAACACTCTATTTGTATCGGAATTTTAAATTCGGATGCCGAAAATGCAGAAGCTGCGATCAACAGAGCTTTTGAAGTAGAAATTCTTCAAAACAAAATCGATCCTGCCATAGTAGAAAAAGACCTTTGCATTATTGCTTTGGTTGGAGAAAACATGAAAAACCACCAAGGTTTGAGTGGTAGAATGTTTAGTACTCTTGGAAAAAACAACGTGAATATCCGTGCGATTGCGCAAGGTGCATCTGAGCGTAATATTTCGACTGTAATCAACGAAAGAGACGTTAAAAAAGCGTTGAATACGTTGCACGAAAACTTCTTTGAAGAAAACACCAAACAGCTGAATTTATTTGTAATGGGAGTTGGAAATGTGGGTGAAAAATTCATCGAGCAAATTCACAACCAAAGGAAATTTTTAAAAGATAATTTAAAGATTAATGTTCGCGTAATTGCTTTGTCAAACTCAAGAAAAATGCTTTTTGACGAAGACGGAATTTCATTAAAAGACTGGAAATCGACTTTAGACAAAGGTGAAGAAGCTATTCCATTAGAATTCATCGCACGTGCAAGAGAACTGAATTTACGTAACAGTATTTTCGTGGATATTACGGCAAATGCAAGCGTTTCTGAAATGTATGAGAAATTCTTAAAAGAAAGTATTGCCGTTGTAACCTGTAACAAAATTGCCTGTTCTTCTGCGTATGACAATTATAAAAAGCTAAAAAGTTTATCACGCCAATACAACGCTCCGTTTTTGTTTGAAACGAATGTTGGTGCGGGATTACCAATTATTGATACCGTAAAAAACTTAATTGCTTCTGGCGATAAAGTGCATAAAATTCAGGCCGTTTTATCAGGAAGTCTGAACTTCATTTTCAACAATTTTGACAAGAATAATTCTTTTCACGATGTGGTTAAAGAAGCAGGAGTTCAGGGTTTTACAGAACCAGATCCAAAAATAGACTTGAGTGGAATTGACGTTGCCCGCAAAATCCTGATTTTAATTCGCGAAAGCGGTTATGAAATGGATATTGACGCCATCGCCAACGAATCGTTTTTGCCTGCCGAATGTTTGGAGACAACAAATAACGAAGCTTTTTTTGCATCGTTAATCAAACATGCTCCTCATTTTGAAAAAATTTATACAGAAGCTTTGGCAAAAGATTCACGATTGAAATACGTAGCACAATTCGAAAACGGAAAAGCTAGCGTTGGCCTGCAATTTATCGCTAAAGATCATCCTTTCTACAACTTAGAAGGAAAAGATAATATCGTATTGTTCTATACAGATCGTTACGTAGATCAGCCGTTATTGATCAAAGGCGCCGGAGCCGGAGCAGCGGTTACGGCATCAGGAATTTTTGCGGACGTTATTAGAATAGGAAATAATTAA
- a CDS encoding homoserine kinase has product MTQIKLFCPATIANLSCGFDVLGLCLDTAGDEMIVRKTDQKGVRITKIVGADLPLETEKNVSGVAALAMLETLDVDCGFEIEIYKNIKAGSGIGSSAASSAGAVFGINELLGRPYSRKDLVQFAMQGEKLASGNAHADNVAPALLGGFTLVRSYAPLDIIRIDSPEELYATVVHPQIELKTSDARSVLKQTVSLKSAIMQWGNVGGLIAGLYTKDYDLIGRSLHDEIVEPLRSVLIPGFDLIKQTALENGALGSGISGSGPSIFALSRGKNTADQIAKAMSDVYENMNLPYEIHVSKINPDGVRIL; this is encoded by the coding sequence ATGACACAGATTAAACTATTTTGCCCGGCAACCATCGCGAATCTCTCGTGCGGATTTGACGTACTTGGACTTTGCTTAGACACTGCGGGCGATGAAATGATTGTTAGAAAAACAGATCAAAAAGGAGTTCGTATTACTAAAATTGTGGGTGCCGATTTGCCTTTGGAAACCGAAAAAAACGTTTCGGGTGTTGCGGCTTTGGCAATGTTAGAAACGCTGGATGTAGATTGCGGATTTGAAATCGAAATCTACAAAAACATCAAAGCCGGAAGCGGGATTGGAAGCAGTGCTGCAAGTTCTGCCGGAGCAGTTTTCGGGATTAATGAATTATTAGGAAGACCGTATTCCCGTAAAGATTTGGTGCAGTTTGCCATGCAGGGCGAAAAATTAGCCAGCGGAAATGCACACGCCGACAACGTTGCTCCTGCCCTTTTAGGCGGATTTACTTTGGTAAGAAGTTATGCTCCGCTTGATATTATCCGAATTGATAGTCCGGAAGAATTGTACGCGACTGTGGTTCATCCTCAAATTGAATTGAAAACGTCAGATGCGCGTTCGGTATTAAAACAAACCGTGTCCCTAAAAAGTGCGATTATGCAATGGGGAAATGTTGGTGGATTAATAGCCGGTTTATACACCAAAGATTACGATTTGATCGGAAGATCACTTCATGACGAAATCGTAGAACCTTTAAGAAGCGTTTTGATTCCAGGTTTTGATTTAATCAAACAAACGGCATTAGAAAACGGCGCGTTAGGTTCCGGGATTTCAGGTTCCGGTCCGTCGATTTTTGCTTTAAGCAGAGGAAAAAACACCGCCGACCAAATCGCCAAAGCCATGAGCGATGTTTACGAAAACATGAATTTGCCATATGAAATTCACGTTTCGAAAATTAATCCGGATGGGGTTAGGATATTATAA